The following proteins are encoded in a genomic region of [Eubacterium] hominis:
- the loaP gene encoding antiterminator LoaP produces MENKTNWYVLFVMGGKEQQICDFMNQEYDNWKVFIPKIEIIHTKQGKEFFVEKVMFPSYLFIESDIPSKDFQDLLKKIRMKKTGIIKELKFDEETPALRDDEREYLEGLLNHEYKVTKSTGYIENDKVMITDGPLKGYESYITRIDRHKKKAVLSLDLLNKEVNVTVSLEIIKKI; encoded by the coding sequence ATGGAGAATAAAACAAACTGGTATGTGCTATTTGTCATGGGTGGCAAGGAACAGCAGATTTGTGATTTTATGAATCAGGAATATGATAACTGGAAAGTATTCATCCCTAAGATTGAAATCATTCATACCAAGCAAGGTAAAGAATTTTTTGTGGAAAAAGTGATGTTTCCAAGCTATCTGTTTATTGAAAGTGATATCCCTTCAAAAGATTTTCAAGATTTGTTGAAAAAAATCAGAATGAAGAAAACAGGTATCATCAAAGAATTAAAATTTGATGAGGAAACACCAGCACTGAGAGATGATGAAAGAGAGTATCTGGAAGGCTTGTTAAATCATGAGTATAAGGTCACAAAGTCTACAGGCTATATTGAAAATGATAAAGTCATGATTACGGATGGCCCGTTAAAAGGATATGAAAGTTATATCACCAGAATAGATCGTCATAAGAAAAAAGCAGTGCTTAGTCTTGACTTATTAAACAAGGAAGTCAATGTTACAGTCTCTTTAGAGATTATTAAAAAGATATGA
- a CDS encoding capsular biosynthesis protein — MEFIDIHNHIAWEIDDGMPSKEDAIIALQEAKKDGITKIISTPHFVPGTHDVSNIDIINDRIEELKELAKTYGVEIYSGSEVFLNHEYLDMIDSKAFNTLADSKYLLIEFDVRRNMDHNDYAEDYLYELKVRGYQPVIAHVERYFPKGIVLDRVRSWIELGCYIQVNRTSLLGTHGDVCRKNAEKLLREGMVHVIASDTHRSEGHRIAKLSDVYSLIEKDYGKENANLLLQGNPKHIINNEHLEEMKVIKKRSIFDRLRKKGR, encoded by the coding sequence ATGGAATTTATTGATATACACAATCACATTGCATGGGAGATCGATGATGGAATGCCTTCAAAAGAAGATGCCATTATCGCATTACAAGAGGCGAAGAAAGATGGTATTACAAAAATCATATCTACACCACATTTTGTGCCAGGAACGCATGATGTATCCAATATAGATATCATCAATGATCGAATAGAAGAGCTAAAAGAATTGGCGAAAACATATGGAGTAGAAATATATAGTGGTTCAGAAGTTTTTCTGAACCATGAGTATTTGGATATGATCGATTCTAAAGCTTTTAATACACTAGCAGATTCTAAATATCTATTAATAGAGTTTGATGTCAGAAGAAATATGGATCATAACGATTATGCAGAAGATTATTTATATGAATTAAAAGTCAGAGGATATCAACCAGTCATTGCACATGTAGAACGTTATTTTCCAAAAGGAATTGTTTTAGACAGAGTACGGTCTTGGATAGAACTAGGTTGTTATATCCAAGTCAATCGAACAAGCCTATTAGGAACACATGGAGATGTATGTAGGAAGAATGCAGAGAAGTTGTTAAGAGAAGGTATGGTTCATGTGATTGCGAGTGATACACACAGAAGTGAAGGTCATCGTATTGCAAAGCTATCAGATGTTTATTCCTTAATTGAGAAAGATTATGGAAAAGAAAATGCAAACCTTTTATTACAAGGAAATCCTAAGCATATCATCAACAACGAACATTTAGAAGAAATGAAAGTCATAAAGAAAAGATCTATCTTCGATAGATTAAGAAAGAAAGGAAGATAG
- a CDS encoding transposase, which translates to MSKLTREQKIEIYEKRKQGRSISSLSKEYAILIGNVKYLIRLLDKHGESILRKDKNKYYPPALKEEIINRVLLQHHSVKSTAIEYGLSSDGTLINWIKCQAKMKMS; encoded by the coding sequence ATGTCAAAACTAACGAGAGAACAAAAAATAGAAATCTATGAGAAAAGAAAACAAGGAAGGAGCATATCTTCATTATCCAAAGAATATGCAATTCTCATAGGAAATGTAAAATATTTAATCAGACTCCTTGATAAACATGGGGAGAGTATATTAAGAAAAGACAAAAACAAATATTATCCCCCAGCACTTAAAGAAGAAATCATAAACAGAGTCTTACTCCAACATCACTCTGTTAAATCAACTGCGATTGAGTATGGGCTATCTTCAGATGGTACATTAATTAATTGGATTAAGTGTCAAGCAAAAATGAAAATGTCTTAA
- the ispD gene encoding 2-C-methyl-D-erythritol 4-phosphate cytidylyltransferase, with translation MKYTALIVAAGSGSRMGLGYNKMLYQFDNGKTILETTVDIFLNDQRCEQVVVVGSEQDIEQYQKLLINDRITFTIGGKTRQESVYHGLLKTTMPYVLIHDGARPWLSMDCINRLLECLKEHDACLLMVPAKDTIKQVENGKVVKTLQRSLLWQAQTPQAFSTELILKCHELAIEKQFEATDDAQLVEVCSDVDVHVVEGSYDNLKVTTIEDIR, from the coding sequence ATGAAATATACAGCGTTAATTGTGGCAGCAGGAAGTGGTTCCCGTATGGGACTTGGATATAATAAAATGTTATATCAATTTGATAATGGAAAAACAATTTTGGAAACAACGGTGGATATTTTCTTGAATGATCAGCGATGTGAACAGGTTGTGGTTGTAGGAAGTGAACAGGATATTGAACAGTATCAAAAGCTATTAATTAATGATAGAATCACTTTTACCATTGGGGGAAAAACACGACAGGAATCGGTATATCATGGATTATTAAAAACAACGATGCCATATGTTTTGATACATGATGGCGCAAGACCATGGTTAAGTATGGATTGTATTAATCGTTTATTGGAATGCTTGAAAGAACATGATGCCTGTTTATTAATGGTACCAGCAAAAGATACGATTAAGCAGGTGGAAAATGGCAAGGTTGTGAAAACATTGCAGAGAAGTTTATTATGGCAGGCGCAGACTCCACAGGCTTTTTCTACTGAACTTATTCTAAAATGTCATGAATTGGCAATTGAAAAACAATTTGAAGCAACTGATGATGCACAGCTTGTGGAAGTTTGTAGTGATGTAGATGTTCATGTGGTGGAAGGTAGTTATGATAATTTAAAGGTTACCACCATTGAGGATATACGCTAG
- a CDS encoding ISNCY family transposase — translation MNEQYKYEVIKKLVDTHGNKKNAAIKLNCSVRTIDRLIVRYKAEGKTGFIHKNRNRQPISTFPVEVKNKVIDLYRTKYSGANLLHFSQLLAKKEDIHVSDTTINYWLRSCDILSPKARRKTVNTLNAELRKRKKAAKTKKEAASIENKLDLLDRFDAHPRRPRCAYFGELVQMDASPHLWFGTSITHLHLAIDDATGKILGAYFDTQETLNAYYQITHQILIDYGIPAKFLTDRRTVFEYKRKNASSDEEDTFTQFSYACHQLGIELECTSVPQAKGRVERLNQTLQSRLVIELRLAGITTIEEANEFLKSYLKEFNAMFSLPINDTKTVFEKQPSKQKINQTLAILSNRKLDSGHCIRYKNKYFIPITKSGSKAYLKKGMNVMVIEAFDGKLYANILDHLFALEEILEREATSKNFDTLPIEVKQKKPYIPPMSHPWKQASYLAYVAKQKHRQSGANV, via the coding sequence ATGAATGAACAATACAAATATGAGGTTATTAAAAAATTAGTTGATACACATGGAAACAAAAAGAATGCTGCTATCAAATTAAACTGCTCTGTTCGCACTATTGACAGATTGATTGTCAGATATAAAGCTGAAGGTAAGACTGGTTTTATCCACAAGAACAGAAACAGACAGCCTATCTCCACTTTCCCTGTCGAGGTCAAAAATAAAGTCATTGACCTTTATCGCACGAAATATTCTGGTGCCAATCTTCTTCATTTCTCACAGCTGCTTGCGAAGAAAGAGGATATCCATGTCAGTGACACTACTATCAATTATTGGCTCCGCAGTTGCGACATCCTTTCTCCTAAGGCTAGACGCAAAACTGTCAATACTCTTAACGCTGAACTGAGAAAACGTAAGAAAGCTGCCAAGACAAAAAAAGAAGCTGCTTCTATAGAAAACAAACTCGATCTACTTGATCGCTTCGATGCACATCCCAGACGCCCTAGATGCGCTTATTTTGGCGAGTTAGTCCAAATGGATGCTTCTCCTCATCTTTGGTTCGGTACCTCCATCACTCATCTCCATCTGGCCATTGATGACGCCACTGGTAAGATACTTGGTGCTTATTTTGATACGCAGGAAACGCTTAATGCGTATTATCAAATCACTCATCAAATCCTGATAGATTATGGCATCCCTGCCAAGTTTCTTACGGACCGCCGCACTGTGTTTGAGTACAAAAGAAAAAACGCATCCTCTGATGAAGAAGATACGTTCACGCAATTCTCTTATGCCTGCCATCAGTTAGGCATTGAATTGGAATGTACGAGCGTCCCGCAGGCGAAAGGTCGCGTAGAGCGTCTTAATCAGACCCTACAATCAAGATTGGTCATTGAACTTAGGCTTGCGGGCATTACAACCATAGAGGAAGCCAATGAATTCTTAAAATCCTACCTAAAAGAATTCAACGCTATGTTCTCTCTACCAATCAATGATACTAAAACTGTGTTTGAAAAGCAACCGTCAAAGCAAAAAATCAATCAGACGCTTGCCATTTTAAGCAACCGAAAACTTGATTCAGGTCATTGTATCCGTTATAAGAACAAGTATTTTATTCCTATAACGAAATCTGGTAGTAAAGCATATCTGAAAAAAGGTATGAATGTGATGGTGATCGAAGCATTTGATGGAAAGCTATATGCCAACATCCTAGATCATCTATTCGCTTTAGAAGAAATCCTAGAACGTGAGGCTACATCAAAGAACTTCGACACGCTTCCTATTGAGGTGAAACAGAAAAAGCCTTATATTCCCCCTATGTCACATCCTTGGAAACAGGCTTCTTATCTTGCTTATGTGGCAAAGCAAAAGCACCGTCAATCCGGTGCTAATGTTTAA
- a CDS encoding IS3 family transposase, translated as MLKKIESCSSGKEESTTEEKVNVVYELQRKYPIRILLQISGLKRSTYYYTLSKTNKDMKNDEVMNAIIGIFYTHKGRYGYRRITLELANRGFRVNHKKVKRLMSVMGLYGITPKAKYKSYKGDMDGTVKNQLLTKVIDEESHKTYYERNFETTRCNEKWSTDVSEFHIASGKLYLSPIIDLHNREIISYSISKSPNFNQTKNMLDQAFDKHLNLNGLIFQSDQGWQYQMEPYHRMLKEKGIIQPMSRKGNCLDNSPMENFFGKMKNEMFYGHEYEFKTLDELEIAMEEYIQYYNTQRITTKLKGLTPVQYRTQSLVSLI; from the coding sequence ATACTTAAAAAAATTGAGAGCTGTAGTTCAGGCAAGGAAGAATCAACAACCGAAGAAAAAGTAAATGTTGTTTATGAATTACAGCGTAAATATCCTATTCGTATTCTTCTACAAATTTCAGGGCTGAAAAGAAGCACATATTATTATACTCTTTCTAAAACTAATAAAGATATGAAGAACGATGAAGTCATGAACGCTATTATAGGCATCTTCTATACGCATAAAGGACGCTATGGATACCGCAGAATCACGTTAGAATTAGCAAACAGAGGATTCAGAGTCAACCATAAAAAAGTGAAACGGCTGATGTCTGTGATGGGATTATATGGCATCACACCAAAAGCGAAATACAAATCCTATAAAGGAGATATGGACGGTACCGTAAAAAATCAGCTGCTTACAAAAGTTATCGATGAAGAAAGCCATAAGACTTATTATGAAAGAAATTTTGAAACAACAAGGTGTAATGAGAAGTGGTCAACAGATGTATCTGAATTTCATATAGCATCAGGTAAACTGTATCTATCACCGATCATCGATTTACACAACCGTGAAATCATATCCTACAGCATATCTAAAAGTCCTAATTTTAATCAAACGAAGAATATGCTTGATCAGGCATTCGACAAGCACCTAAACCTTAATGGATTGATTTTTCAATCTGACCAAGGCTGGCAATACCAGATGGAGCCTTATCATAGAATGCTTAAAGAGAAAGGAATTATTCAACCCATGTCACGTAAAGGCAACTGTTTAGATAACTCACCTATGGAAAACTTCTTTGGCAAAATGAAGAATGAAATGTTTTATGGACATGAATATGAATTCAAAACATTAGATGAATTAGAGATAGCCATGGAAGAATATATCCAGTATTATAATACACAAAGGATCACAACAAAATTAAAAGGATTAACTCCTGTGCAATACAGAACTCAATCCTTAGTAAGCTTGATTTAA
- a CDS encoding capsular biosynthesis protein gives MDEINKTNDEIEIDISALMKLLKKNIKMIVISTVLGAVIAFLVTNFFMTKKYASTARIYLVPKVTEQGVVDSTALNSNSKMVNNYMSLMQGETILSKVAEDLNIEDVEEVKNSLSITNVNETEIIDVKATTDDPKKSQAIVSKTVDIFFKEMQEKLDIKNMTISDQPKVNDVPVSPSKKMNTAIGAMAGLLLSCGYVFLQYLFDKRLKTKAEAESFLGVPVLGEIPWFED, from the coding sequence ATGGATGAAATAAATAAGACAAATGATGAGATAGAAATTGATATCAGTGCTTTAATGAAGCTTTTAAAGAAGAATATCAAGATGATTGTGATCAGTACAGTATTGGGTGCAGTGATTGCATTTCTTGTGACCAATTTCTTCATGACGAAGAAGTATGCAAGTACAGCAAGGATCTATTTAGTACCAAAAGTTACAGAACAAGGCGTTGTTGATAGTACAGCACTGAATAGTAATTCAAAGATGGTCAATAACTATATGTCTTTGATGCAGGGTGAAACAATTTTATCAAAAGTTGCTGAAGATTTAAATATTGAAGATGTAGAAGAAGTAAAAAATTCACTTTCTATTACAAATGTGAATGAAACAGAAATTATAGATGTAAAAGCAACAACCGATGATCCTAAGAAATCACAGGCAATCGTTAGTAAAACCGTGGATATCTTCTTTAAGGAAATGCAGGAAAAACTGGATATTAAGAATATGACGATCTCTGATCAGCCAAAAGTCAATGATGTACCTGTATCACCTAGCAAAAAGATGAATACAGCGATTGGTGCGATGGCTGGTCTATTACTATCATGTGGATATGTTTTCTTGCAGTATTTATTTGATAAGCGATTGAAAACGAAAGCAGAAGCAGAAAGTTTCTTAGGTGTACCAGTATTAGGAGAAATTCCTTGGTTTGAGGATTAA
- a CDS encoding polysaccharide biosynthesis protein, which translates to MSKKLCFAASSGGHFEQLSMLKPLMEKYDSFVVTEQTDYKAFIKGQKMYYVHQVNRKEKTLPFWMIVNSFKSLWIIIKERPDVVITTGVLAIIPLCVLMKLMKKKVVYIESFAKISSPTETGKLIYKFADRFYVQWESMKEFYPNALYLGGIY; encoded by the coding sequence ATGAGTAAGAAGTTATGTTTTGCTGCATCTTCTGGAGGTCATTTTGAACAACTTTCAATGCTTAAACCATTGATGGAAAAATACGACAGTTTTGTAGTGACGGAACAAACCGACTATAAAGCATTTATTAAAGGGCAAAAAATGTATTATGTTCACCAAGTGAATAGAAAAGAAAAGACTTTACCTTTTTGGATGATTGTTAATAGTTTTAAAAGTTTATGGATAATTATTAAAGAAAGGCCAGATGTTGTTATTACAACAGGAGTTTTAGCAATTATTCCATTATGTGTGCTAATGAAATTAATGAAAAAAAAAGTAGTATATATTGAATCATTTGCTAAAATTTCATCACCGACTGAAACAGGCAAGTTAATTTACAAATTTGCTGATAGATTTTATGTTCAATGGGAGAGTATGAAAGAGTTTTATCCTAATGCCCTTTATTTAGGAGGAATTTATTAA
- a CDS encoding exopolysaccharide biosynthesis polyprenyl glycosylphosphotransferase has product MDYTLRFVILYFMIQAMFGHYRVSTLLIWEEVQLLIKSHLCFYMASLLLIPIGKRVLYLLLFNLLITFLMFIFDVFISRTIRILLRNYAKERVLIIGTGKEAQQLGHVVKTNRFSLMEVVGYVDVNDKELFPRIHQSIEVEGDIYPVKDLVKVIEQQDIDTAIIAIPNASRKQMDHFMSILYNKVEKIKYLPRTSGMVTFDTKVQDFDGMLVISTAKGKTTKGALIMKRLIDIAGGLAGMIILLPLYFYVRKKNHANGDYDPIFFTQERIGKNGKPFKIYKFRTMVPNAETVLEKLMEENPEIREEYETNKKLRNDPRITAAGKVLREKSLDEFPQFINVIKGEMSMVGPRPYLPREIKDMGIYYNSVIGCTPGVTGMWQSHGRSDVSFDDRLKMDDYYYRNWTIWLDLTILIKTVKMVFKGEGAL; this is encoded by the coding sequence ATGGATTATACGTTACGTTTTGTTATTCTTTATTTTATGATTCAAGCAATGTTTGGCCATTACCGGGTATCTACTTTACTTATCTGGGAAGAGGTTCAATTGCTGATCAAAAGCCATTTATGTTTCTATATGGCAAGTCTGCTATTGATCCCTATTGGTAAACGTGTTTTATATCTTTTGTTATTTAATTTATTGATAACATTTCTGATGTTTATATTTGATGTGTTTATCAGTCGTACTATTCGTATTCTTCTTCGCAATTATGCCAAGGAACGTGTATTAATCATCGGTACTGGAAAAGAAGCACAACAGCTTGGACATGTGGTAAAAACAAATCGATTTTCACTCATGGAAGTTGTTGGATATGTGGATGTAAATGATAAAGAATTATTTCCACGCATTCATCAATCGATTGAGGTGGAAGGAGATATCTATCCTGTTAAAGATTTAGTCAAGGTTATTGAACAACAAGATATTGATACAGCGATTATCGCCATTCCTAATGCTTCAAGAAAACAAATGGATCACTTTATGAGTATTCTTTACAATAAAGTAGAAAAAATCAAATATTTGCCAAGAACTTCTGGTATGGTAACATTTGATACCAAAGTACAGGATTTTGATGGAATGTTGGTTATTTCTACTGCGAAAGGAAAAACAACGAAAGGTGCCTTGATCATGAAGCGGTTGATTGATATTGCTGGGGGACTTGCAGGAATGATTATTTTATTGCCACTATATTTCTATGTTCGTAAGAAGAACCATGCAAATGGGGATTATGATCCCATCTTCTTTACACAGGAGCGCATTGGTAAAAATGGCAAACCGTTTAAAATCTATAAATTTAGAACGATGGTACCGAATGCTGAAACAGTGTTAGAAAAGCTGATGGAAGAAAATCCTGAAATCAGAGAAGAATATGAAACAAACAAAAAGCTACGTAATGACCCAAGAATCACCGCAGCAGGAAAAGTATTGAGAGAAAAGAGCTTAGATGAGTTTCCACAGTTCATTAATGTCATTAAAGGTGAAATGAGCATGGTGGGACCAAGACCATATCTGCCAAGAGAAATCAAAGATATGGGCATATATTATAACAGTGTAATTGGCTGTACACCTGGTGTTACCGGGATGTGGCAAAGCCATGGAAGAAGCGATGTCAGCTTCGATGATCGTCTGAAAATGGATGATTATTATTATAGGAATTGGACCATTTGGCTGGACTTAACGATTTTAATCAAGACAGTCAAGATGGTATTCAAAGGCGAGGGTGCCCTTTGA
- a CDS encoding recombinase family protein, with amino-acid sequence MEYFYAYLPEKQQHDEVLNSLQISKKQIFIDKSNDYKNWKHLMKDVKQDDTVYIPSIEMFANEETDLRQKLETINNMNVQLFSLDQRSIDAKLLLDFMDFLNQSRKRKAKELQRVGIEKALEKKHKGEGNFGRPRIHRPDDFEEQLDRIFNKEMTHEDYREELGMKRSTYYKLVHEYKLKLDKEEGKS; translated from the coding sequence ATGGAATATTTTTATGCATATCTACCTGAGAAACAACAACATGATGAAGTTTTAAATTCACTTCAAATATCTAAAAAACAGATCTTTATTGATAAAAGTAATGACTATAAAAATTGGAAGCATTTGATGAAAGATGTAAAACAAGACGACACTGTTTATATTCCTTCTATTGAAATGTTTGCGAATGAAGAAACAGATTTAAGACAAAAACTAGAAACAATTAACAATATGAATGTTCAATTATTTAGTTTAGATCAAAGATCAATCGATGCAAAACTATTATTGGATTTCATGGATTTCTTAAATCAGAGTAGAAAGAGAAAAGCGAAAGAATTACAAAGAGTTGGAATTGAAAAAGCTTTGGAAAAGAAACATAAAGGCGAAGGAAATTTTGGTAGGCCAAGAATTCATCGACCTGATGACTTTGAAGAGCAATTAGATAGGATTTTTAATAAAGAAATGACGCATGAGGATTATCGTGAAGAATTAGGCATGAAACGTTCTACTTATTACAAATTAGTTCATGAGTATAAGCTGAAACTTGATAAGGAAGAAGGCAAATCATGA
- a CDS encoding MATE family efflux transporter, producing the protein MKNEGKTKGLMTEGVIWKELLLFSIPLLLGNLFQQLYNAVDSIVVGNYIGPQALAAVGSSAPLINLLVSFFMGLSVGAGVIISRYFGARMHDSLQDAIHTSLAFTLLAGIVMTIVGVIASPLILELMGTPEDVMVNSVLYLRIYFLGVISVMMYNMGSGILRSVGDSKNPLYFLIVSSVLNIILDLLFVVVFKMGIAGVAWATLIAQTTSMLLTMLLLVKTKQEYKVTLRKIKIHKQTLMDIIRLGLPSGLQNAIVSFSNVIVQTNINAFGSLAMAGCGSYTKIDGFVILPAMSFAMALTTFTGQNMGAQKYDRVKKGGKTGCIMSCITTISISAILLIFGPQVLEIFSSDPVVIDYGLYMMHVLVPGYVFLALSHAFAGIVRGAGITTIPMIVMVTCWCGIRMAWILTSVPLFHDIGFVFAGWPVSWVISSLWLFIYYRRGKWLKKYETVEA; encoded by the coding sequence ATGAAAAATGAAGGTAAAACAAAAGGTCTGATGACCGAGGGTGTCATCTGGAAAGAACTGCTGCTGTTTTCCATTCCATTATTATTAGGAAACCTGTTTCAGCAGTTATACAACGCAGTGGATTCCATTGTTGTAGGAAATTATATAGGACCACAGGCACTTGCGGCGGTAGGTTCCAGTGCACCTCTAATTAACTTGCTGGTAAGTTTTTTTATGGGATTGTCTGTTGGTGCTGGAGTCATTATATCCCGTTATTTTGGCGCACGCATGCATGATTCTCTACAGGATGCAATTCATACATCTTTAGCATTTACACTATTAGCGGGTATCGTCATGACGATCGTTGGTGTCATCGCCAGTCCATTAATTCTGGAACTGATGGGAACCCCAGAAGATGTTATGGTCAATTCTGTATTGTATTTGCGTATTTATTTTTTAGGTGTGATTTCTGTTATGATGTATAACATGGGAAGTGGAATCTTACGTTCCGTAGGAGATAGTAAAAATCCACTATACTTCCTGATTGTATCATCCGTATTAAATATTATTCTGGATCTATTGTTTGTTGTGGTATTTAAAATGGGGATTGCCGGTGTGGCATGGGCGACATTGATTGCTCAAACAACAAGTATGTTACTAACGATGCTTTTGCTTGTGAAAACAAAACAGGAATACAAAGTCACCTTACGTAAAATAAAAATCCACAAACAGACATTAATGGATATCATTCGTTTAGGTCTGCCTAGTGGACTTCAAAATGCAATCGTATCTTTCTCAAATGTCATTGTACAAACAAATATCAATGCCTTTGGTTCTTTGGCAATGGCAGGTTGTGGTTCTTATACTAAAATTGATGGATTCGTTATCCTTCCTGCGATGAGTTTTGCGATGGCACTAACAACATTCACAGGCCAAAATATGGGTGCACAAAAATATGATCGTGTTAAAAAAGGTGGAAAAACAGGCTGTATTATGAGCTGTATTACAACGATTTCCATTAGCGCAATCTTATTAATCTTTGGACCACAGGTTCTTGAAATCTTCTCTAGTGACCCTGTTGTTATCGATTATGGTTTATATATGATGCATGTACTTGTGCCAGGATATGTATTCTTAGCATTATCTCATGCATTTGCAGGAATTGTTCGTGGTGCTGGTATTACTACAATTCCTATGATTGTCATGGTTACTTGCTGGTGTGGTATTCGTATGGCATGGATTCTAACAAGCGTTCCACTATTCCATGACATTGGTTTTGTTTTCGCAGGATGGCCAGTCAGCTGGGTGATTAGTTCATTATGGTTATTTATATATTATCGCAGAGGCAAATGGTTAAAGAAATACGAAACAGTAGAAGCTTAA
- a CDS encoding CpsD/CapB family tyrosine-protein kinase has product MERKLAPKRHDKRKKKTVKQSQFDFSEVYRQLRTNIEYSQFEGDIQVVNLTSTNPAEGKSSVASNLATVSIAKYHNVLLMDCDLRKPVQHKIFNVSNKVGLSNLMKNFDSFDVNDDTYFQKFKDNTSDGKLYLLTSGMKVPNPLELLSSEKFKHLIEKLRTRFDFIVIDCPPVDAVADAIPVSTVTDGTIYVVSAKETNKNDAKAAITQLQRNGANILGTVLTKVEAEAKHYYGYYYNSES; this is encoded by the coding sequence ATGGAAAGAAAACTTGCGCCAAAGCGACATGATAAGAGAAAAAAGAAAACAGTCAAACAATCGCAGTTTGATTTTTCAGAAGTATATCGACAGTTAAGAACGAATATTGAATATTCCCAATTTGAAGGAGATATTCAAGTAGTCAACTTAACAAGTACAAATCCAGCAGAAGGAAAAAGCTCCGTAGCGAGTAACCTGGCGACCGTAAGTATCGCAAAATATCACAATGTATTATTAATGGACTGTGATCTAAGAAAACCAGTACAACACAAAATTTTTAATGTTTCTAATAAAGTAGGATTAAGCAATCTGATGAAAAACTTTGATAGTTTTGATGTGAATGATGATACATATTTCCAAAAATTCAAGGATAACACAAGTGATGGAAAACTTTATCTATTAACTAGTGGGATGAAAGTACCTAATCCATTGGAACTTTTATCAAGCGAAAAGTTTAAGCATTTGATTGAAAAGCTAAGAACAAGATTTGATTTCATTGTGATTGATTGTCCACCAGTGGATGCTGTAGCGGATGCTATTCCAGTGAGTACAGTTACGGATGGAACAATCTATGTAGTATCTGCGAAAGAAACAAACAAAAATGATGCGAAAGCAGCAATCACACAGCTTCAAAGAAATGGTGCCAATATTCTTGGAACTGTACTTACGAAAGTAGAAGCAGAGGCAAAACACTATTATGGTTATTACTATAATAGCGAGTCATAA